The following coding sequences lie in one Thermomicrobium sp. 4228-Ro genomic window:
- the priA gene encoding replication restart helicase PriA: MSEQRFADVVLELDPTERYPILTYSVPASLAGSIRPYQAVWVPLRDEVQLGVVARLHDDPPAFAVRPLVAVVEPGFALTPVQWALAEWLVQETLCTLWEAVALFLPPRLTQRVTYLLRPTGCIPPRLSPLQRRLLELLQERGPLTLEQARRMLGRSLTTVVERAIAAGAIERVPVVRPVQRVAQEQFLKLRPGVALLDEEARTAYERIAHWTQEHEGALLPRALVRRLGIAPRTIQRLIERGALECLELPRSALAPLSGPIDRPPVLSAEQQRSWETIRSAFDEPCPRPILVHGVTGSGKTELYLRAIGECLRRGRQALVLVPEIALATQVVQRVAARFPGRTVLLHSGLREAERAASWEAIHERRADIVVGPRSALFAPFRDLGLVVIDEEHDAAYKQQEPAPRYHARAVALKLAELARAVALLGSATPDVTTAYRASIGEIRVVRLHERVGPAVVGSAGRVERIALRLPVVEVVDMRLEHQLGNPGLFSRALVEAIERALRANQQTLLLINRRGLATLVQCRTCGHVERCPLCDVPLVFHADRRQLICHRCDLRRLPSLTCPACGHPTLSYYGAGTQRVEREAQLRFPSARVLRWDQDVVRRGSDPRRLFQAVLRREIDIVVGTQMIAKGFDFPAVTVVGILHADSGIYLPDYRAAERTFQLLTQVAGRAGRHLPHGRVVIQTYTPEHYAIRAASQQDYHTFYEEELAFRERHGYPPFRRLVRLLVRHRDEVAGRMAAEEMAARLKARAQARGNTDCEVLGPTPAFVSRIRGYYQWQLLLRGADGPRVVAEVPLHGGWLVDVDPVSLL, from the coding sequence GTGAGCGAACAGCGCTTTGCCGACGTCGTGCTCGAGCTCGATCCGACCGAGCGGTATCCGATCCTGACCTACAGCGTACCGGCATCGCTCGCCGGCAGCATACGCCCCTACCAGGCAGTCTGGGTACCGCTGCGGGACGAGGTCCAGCTCGGTGTCGTCGCACGCCTCCACGACGACCCGCCTGCTTTCGCGGTTCGACCACTGGTGGCAGTCGTCGAGCCAGGGTTCGCGCTCACCCCCGTCCAGTGGGCGCTCGCCGAATGGCTCGTCCAGGAGACGCTCTGCACGCTCTGGGAGGCAGTGGCACTCTTTCTCCCGCCCCGCCTGACCCAACGTGTCACCTACCTGTTGCGACCGACCGGCTGCATCCCCCCGCGGCTCTCGCCGTTGCAGCGGCGCTTGCTCGAACTCCTGCAGGAGCGTGGCCCCCTGACCCTCGAGCAAGCTCGCCGGATGCTCGGACGCTCGTTGACGACGGTGGTCGAGCGAGCGATCGCTGCTGGCGCCATCGAACGGGTTCCGGTCGTGCGCCCGGTGCAACGCGTCGCGCAGGAACAGTTTCTCAAGCTACGGCCGGGCGTCGCGCTTCTGGACGAGGAAGCCCGTACCGCCTACGAAAGGATCGCCCACTGGACGCAGGAACACGAGGGTGCGCTGCTCCCACGGGCGCTCGTTCGGCGACTCGGGATCGCCCCCCGCACGATCCAGCGGTTGATCGAACGCGGAGCGCTGGAGTGTCTGGAGCTGCCGCGGAGCGCTCTCGCTCCGCTGTCCGGGCCGATCGATCGTCCGCCGGTCCTCTCTGCTGAGCAGCAACGCTCCTGGGAGACGATCCGGTCGGCCTTCGACGAGCCGTGCCCGCGGCCGATCCTCGTTCACGGCGTGACCGGGAGCGGGAAGACGGAACTGTACCTTCGTGCCATCGGCGAGTGCCTGCGCCGGGGGCGCCAAGCGCTCGTTCTGGTTCCGGAGATCGCGCTGGCAACGCAGGTCGTCCAGCGTGTCGCAGCCCGGTTCCCGGGCCGCACCGTCCTCCTGCACAGCGGACTGCGTGAGGCCGAGCGTGCCGCGAGCTGGGAAGCGATCCACGAGCGACGCGCCGATATCGTCGTCGGGCCCCGCTCGGCCCTCTTCGCACCGTTCCGCGATCTCGGTCTCGTCGTCATCGACGAGGAGCACGATGCGGCCTACAAGCAGCAAGAGCCGGCCCCGCGCTATCACGCCCGAGCTGTCGCTCTCAAACTCGCCGAGTTGGCCCGAGCGGTCGCCCTCCTCGGGAGCGCGACACCGGATGTCACGACGGCATATCGAGCATCGATCGGCGAAATCCGGGTCGTGCGCTTGCACGAACGTGTCGGGCCAGCCGTGGTCGGGAGTGCTGGGCGAGTCGAGCGGATCGCGCTCCGTCTACCGGTGGTCGAAGTCGTCGACATGCGGCTCGAACACCAGCTCGGCAATCCGGGACTCTTCAGCCGAGCGCTCGTCGAGGCGATCGAACGCGCACTCCGGGCCAACCAGCAAACGTTGCTCCTCATCAACCGGCGTGGGTTGGCCACGCTGGTCCAATGTCGCACCTGCGGGCACGTCGAACGCTGTCCGCTGTGCGACGTGCCGCTCGTCTTCCATGCTGACCGGCGCCAGCTCATCTGCCACCGCTGCGACCTCCGCCGACTCCCGAGCCTCACCTGCCCAGCCTGCGGGCATCCGACGCTCAGCTATTACGGCGCGGGGACGCAGCGCGTCGAGCGGGAAGCCCAGCTGCGGTTTCCGAGCGCACGAGTCTTGCGCTGGGACCAGGACGTGGTACGACGCGGGAGCGATCCGCGGCGTCTCTTCCAAGCAGTTCTCCGCCGCGAGATCGATATCGTCGTCGGCACGCAGATGATCGCGAAAGGATTCGATTTTCCGGCCGTGACGGTGGTCGGGATCCTCCACGCCGATAGCGGCATCTATTTGCCAGACTATCGAGCCGCCGAGCGCACGTTCCAGCTGCTGACCCAGGTCGCCGGGCGAGCTGGGCGACATCTCCCGCACGGCCGCGTCGTGATCCAGACGTACACGCCTGAGCACTACGCGATCCGCGCTGCGAGCCAGCAAGACTACCACACGTTCTACGAGGAGGAACTCGCCTTCCGCGAACGACACGGTTACCCGCCCTTCCGGCGTCTCGTCCGCTTGCTGGTTCGTCACCGGGACGAAGTCGCGGGTCGGATGGCGGCTGAAGAGATGGCTGCACGCTTGAAAGCACGCGCGCAGGCACGAGGAAACACGGACTGCGAGGTACTCGGGCCGACACCAGCGTTCGTGAGCCGTATCCGTGGCTATTACCAGTGGCAGCTCCTCCTGCGCGGCGCGGACGGTCCGCGAGTCGTCGCCGAGGTACCGTTGCACGGCGGTTGGCTCGTCGACGTCGACCCCGTCAGCCTGCTTTGA
- a CDS encoding peptide ABC transporter substrate-binding protein, giving the protein MTRRGFIALAPGLLLTACRRSETSPSPGTVPTPSLPAPTSPTATVPTVRISPTVVQRSPTPTPTAQRSKLVFARSRTDEPQSHDFNRDLSCGGEPELFAGLVRLSPDYDVRPDWAERWDVSADGTRWVFTLRQAPAGWSNGEPVRAADFVWSWQRMLDPAQTAPQAWLLDIVGNARAVRSGEAKPSALAVRALDERTLEVELEHPAGYFPLILGTTGFLPAYRPAVEQWGDRWTEAGKCVSNGPFRLVSWIHGSGYTLTRNPYYWNRALSMVDDYTVTIAPEEDPLLPFFRGQVDFAPVPFTQLAEVTSQEALLEQLERSILPEVWLLVIQPDTPPLDQLELRAALSRAIDRQRLRDLVYGAVEPASALVPPAVPGFVADEQLATLHRFAPLEAYLRWEPVRNQRSGPLRLTAPETNDPVEEAVVLDVAEQLRMNLGVDVTLERASPSDWKRTVDEGTFQLLWWRWPLPFPDGAAVYEWLLSRDRKKLRGLHWQHEELERFLTLARAETETTRRLGAYRQCETLVQEAYVAVPVVYPVATYLVQPWVASLPRARNGMLVGPGLLFNRFVSGVVLDAQRRAIPSP; this is encoded by the coding sequence ATGACACGCCGCGGATTCATCGCGTTGGCCCCGGGGCTCCTGCTCACGGCTTGTCGCCGGAGCGAGACATCCCCGAGTCCAGGAACCGTCCCCACACCGAGTCTGCCAGCACCGACGAGTCCAACCGCAACCGTACCGACGGTTCGCATTTCTCCGACCGTTGTCCAGCGCAGCCCAACCCCAACACCGACCGCACAGCGGAGCAAGCTGGTCTTTGCGCGTTCACGCACGGACGAGCCACAGAGCCACGACTTCAACCGTGACCTCTCCTGCGGTGGCGAGCCGGAACTCTTCGCCGGTCTGGTCCGTCTCTCTCCCGACTATGACGTCCGACCCGACTGGGCGGAACGGTGGGACGTATCGGCCGATGGGACACGCTGGGTCTTTACCCTGCGGCAGGCACCAGCCGGCTGGTCAAATGGCGAACCAGTTCGAGCTGCCGATTTCGTCTGGTCATGGCAGCGCATGCTCGATCCTGCCCAGACGGCACCACAAGCCTGGCTGCTCGACATCGTCGGGAACGCTCGAGCGGTGCGCAGTGGAGAAGCGAAACCCAGCGCACTCGCGGTCCGGGCACTGGATGAGCGGACACTGGAGGTGGAGCTGGAGCACCCAGCCGGGTATTTTCCGCTCATCCTGGGCACTACCGGCTTCCTTCCAGCGTACCGACCAGCCGTCGAACAATGGGGCGATCGCTGGACTGAAGCCGGGAAGTGTGTCTCGAACGGCCCCTTCCGCCTCGTCTCCTGGATCCACGGTTCGGGATACACCCTGACACGTAACCCATATTACTGGAACCGGGCATTGTCGATGGTGGACGACTACACCGTGACGATCGCTCCGGAGGAAGACCCGCTCTTGCCGTTCTTCCGCGGCCAGGTCGATTTCGCACCGGTACCGTTCACGCAGCTCGCCGAAGTCACGAGCCAAGAGGCACTGCTGGAGCAGCTGGAGCGCAGTATCCTCCCGGAAGTCTGGCTGCTCGTCATACAACCGGACACCCCACCACTCGATCAGCTGGAACTCCGTGCGGCCCTCAGCCGGGCGATCGACCGCCAACGCTTGCGGGATCTCGTCTACGGGGCAGTCGAACCAGCGTCGGCGTTGGTTCCACCGGCTGTCCCTGGCTTCGTCGCGGACGAGCAACTCGCCACTCTCCACCGCTTCGCACCGCTCGAGGCGTACCTGCGCTGGGAACCAGTGCGGAACCAGCGATCCGGACCGCTCCGACTGACCGCTCCGGAGACGAACGACCCGGTCGAGGAGGCAGTCGTACTGGATGTCGCGGAACAACTGCGCATGAACCTCGGTGTGGACGTCACACTGGAGCGAGCGAGCCCGTCCGACTGGAAACGGACGGTCGACGAAGGGACTTTTCAGCTCCTCTGGTGGCGGTGGCCGCTGCCGTTTCCCGACGGTGCGGCCGTCTACGAATGGCTCCTGAGCCGGGACCGCAAGAAACTTCGGGGTCTACACTGGCAACACGAGGAGCTGGAGCGCTTCCTCACGCTCGCACGCGCCGAAACCGAGACGACGCGCCGGCTGGGGGCATACCGGCAATGCGAGACACTCGTCCAAGAAGCCTACGTCGCCGTCCCGGTCGTCTACCCAGTGGCCACGTATCTCGTCCAGCCATGGGTCGCCAGTCTGCCCCGAGCGCGGAACGGCATGCTGGTCGGTCCAGGATTGCTCTTCAACCGGTTCGTGAGCGGGGTGGTCCTCGATGCCCAGCGGCGCGCGATACCGTCACCGTAA
- a CDS encoding aspartate aminotransferase family protein, translating to MARRTLTIEEEYRAKHPTSQARYERALRDFPSGVTHDVRYQKPFPLYVDRASGSRKWDVDGNELIDYTMGHGALLLGHAHPQIVEAVQAQIRRGTHYGAGHDLELEWAERIRELKPSCERVKFTASGTEATLLAMRLARAYTGREKILKFAGHFHGWQDYALPGEKPPFAGGPIPGVPRAVLESVVVAPVNDLEFVERRLSEGDIAAVILEPSGASWASIPLPEGFLHRLRAITERTGTLLIFDEVITGFRWSPGGVQGLVGIRPDLTTMAKIVAGGLPGGAVGGRADIMALLEFRDDPEWNRRRVAHPGTFNANPLSAAAGCACLQLVADPAVQRHADAMAARLRRGMNQVLVTHGIPGFVWGESSVFHIALGHTCTNQRGDDIRMPEGVSPVVLKTGMSPALATTLYQAMVNEGVDLFHGGGLLSVAHTPDDIDRTVEAFERALLRMREEGWFDRVT from the coding sequence ATGGCCCGGCGAACGCTGACGATCGAGGAAGAATACCGCGCCAAGCATCCGACGTCCCAGGCGCGCTACGAGCGCGCGCTGCGCGATTTCCCGAGCGGGGTGACGCACGACGTCCGATACCAGAAGCCGTTTCCGCTCTATGTCGACCGTGCGAGCGGCTCCCGCAAGTGGGACGTCGATGGTAACGAACTCATCGATTACACGATGGGACACGGGGCGCTCCTCCTCGGGCACGCCCATCCCCAGATCGTCGAGGCGGTGCAGGCACAGATCCGGCGCGGCACCCACTACGGAGCAGGCCATGACCTGGAACTCGAGTGGGCCGAGCGGATCCGCGAGCTGAAACCCTCGTGCGAGCGGGTGAAATTCACTGCTTCGGGCACTGAAGCGACACTGCTCGCGATGCGGCTGGCTCGTGCCTACACCGGACGGGAGAAGATCCTCAAGTTCGCTGGGCACTTCCACGGCTGGCAGGACTACGCGTTGCCCGGCGAGAAACCACCGTTCGCAGGAGGGCCGATACCCGGGGTGCCACGGGCTGTCCTAGAGTCGGTCGTCGTCGCACCGGTGAACGACCTGGAGTTCGTGGAGCGCCGGCTTTCGGAAGGCGATATCGCTGCGGTGATCCTGGAGCCCTCGGGGGCCTCCTGGGCGTCCATCCCGCTGCCCGAGGGGTTCCTGCACCGGCTCCGGGCTATCACCGAGCGAACCGGAACGCTCCTCATCTTCGACGAAGTGATCACCGGCTTCCGCTGGTCACCCGGTGGTGTCCAGGGGCTCGTCGGGATCCGCCCGGATTTGACCACGATGGCCAAGATCGTCGCCGGTGGACTTCCGGGCGGTGCTGTCGGTGGGCGTGCCGACATCATGGCGCTCCTCGAATTCCGCGACGACCCGGAGTGGAATCGCCGGCGGGTAGCGCACCCGGGTACGTTCAATGCTAACCCACTCTCAGCAGCCGCTGGTTGCGCCTGCTTGCAGCTCGTCGCTGATCCGGCTGTCCAGCGCCACGCCGATGCCATGGCGGCACGACTCCGGCGCGGTATGAACCAGGTTCTCGTCACGCACGGCATCCCAGGGTTCGTCTGGGGTGAGAGTTCCGTCTTCCATATCGCACTCGGGCACACCTGCACGAACCAGCGGGGTGACGATATCCGTATGCCGGAGGGTGTGTCCCCGGTCGTCCTCAAGACCGGCATGTCACCAGCGCTCGCGACGACGCTCTATCAGGCCATGGTCAACGAGGGTGTCGATCTCTTCCATGGCGGTGGGCTTTTGAGCGTCGCACATACGCCGGACGACATCGATCGTACGGTCGAAGCGTTCGAACGCGCCCTTCTCCGCATGCGCGAGGAAGGCTGGTTCGACAGGGTGACCTGA
- a CDS encoding D-cysteine desulfhydrase family protein, with translation MRLLDLPRYPLAQLPTPLEEAPRLSAALGSFRILVKRDDLTGVALGGNKTRKLEYLLGDALAHGATVILTEGPVQSNHCRQTAAVAARAGLRCVLVLSSAEERPSPQGNLLLDHLFGPEIHLVRTREERARLLEQLAQERAERGERPYVIPTGGSTPVGAAAYVRAALELVQQLVERQVHPTRLFLASSTSGGTHAGLALGTKLLGDPFRIVGVAVEHDAATIRERVVALANETAATLGLAVRLAPADVLVDDRWIGPDYGVPDASTIEAMTLAARTEGLVLDPVYTGKALAGLIGHARAGEIEPGETVIFLHTGGAPALFAQAGELAHFFAAGDTVAS, from the coding sequence ATGCGACTACTCGATCTCCCCCGATATCCACTTGCCCAGCTGCCGACTCCACTCGAGGAGGCACCGCGCTTGAGCGCCGCGCTCGGCAGCTTCCGCATCCTGGTCAAACGCGACGATCTGACAGGGGTCGCACTAGGCGGCAACAAGACGCGGAAGCTCGAATACCTCCTCGGCGACGCGCTGGCCCACGGTGCCACCGTCATCCTCACCGAGGGGCCAGTCCAGTCCAACCACTGCCGGCAAACTGCCGCTGTCGCTGCGCGGGCCGGTCTCCGCTGTGTCCTCGTCCTGAGCAGCGCTGAGGAGCGTCCGTCGCCACAGGGCAACTTGTTGCTCGATCACCTGTTCGGCCCCGAGATCCACCTGGTGCGGACACGCGAGGAACGCGCTCGCTTGCTCGAGCAGCTCGCCCAGGAACGAGCCGAACGTGGCGAGCGGCCGTACGTCATTCCTACCGGCGGTTCGACACCAGTCGGAGCCGCAGCCTACGTTCGGGCAGCGCTCGAACTCGTGCAGCAGTTGGTCGAGCGGCAGGTGCACCCGACTCGTCTCTTCCTGGCGAGTTCGACGTCGGGAGGCACGCATGCTGGCTTGGCCTTAGGCACGAAACTGCTCGGCGACCCCTTCCGCATCGTCGGCGTGGCAGTCGAGCACGATGCGGCAACGATCCGTGAGCGGGTCGTCGCACTGGCCAACGAGACAGCAGCGACGCTCGGCCTCGCCGTGCGACTCGCACCCGCTGATGTTCTCGTCGATGACCGCTGGATCGGACCGGACTACGGCGTTCCCGATGCGAGCACGATCGAGGCGATGACGCTGGCAGCCCGGACCGAGGGGTTGGTGCTCGACCCGGTCTACACTGGCAAGGCGCTGGCTGGACTGATCGGGCACGCCCGAGCCGGGGAGATCGAGCCGGGCGAAACGGTCATCTTCTTGCATACCGGCGGAGCTCCGGCGCTGTTCGCGCAGGCTGGCGAACTGGCACACTTTTTCGCGGCGGGGGACACGGTCGCATCGTGA
- a CDS encoding Rqc2 family fibronectin-binding protein → MFDVLTIAALVDELQRTLVGGRVQKVVQTGPFAAALEVYVGQRWGLVIDVRPQEPKLFLSRALPASDPDQVTPFLLLLRKYVRGARLVGVEQVPLERILRFRFATVLVEERRGGIERIPVETELIVELMGRHSNAILVTADGRILDALKRVPPTMSTARPVLPGRTYQPPPPQLKRDPRQLTADSVASLLLEARPDTELPTLLVQHLAGFSPQMAREATFRALGATGVTVADVREQPDGPARLAAAVASVLEPLQTHVFEPTVYWSSGEPVAFAAIRLHYLQGLDVETCLTISQAIERFFAERAEATEPTTDRYLQRRLRLLEAIERERARVEARLRALEQEHDHAAEAERWRLMGEAILASLGTIEPGQRELVFDGLQIPLDPERTPVENAQEYFERYRKAKAAAEQVPARLEATRLELEYLEQLRGLATVAESAETLEMLRQELGLAGERTATPSPRKKSSQRKLRIWRTERGDRIIVGRNARENDWITFSVARPDDTWLHARGLAGSHVIVQWAGPEDPRILEKAAALAAWYSEGRESTRVAVDATRRRDVRRIPGAAPGLVRYRNERTLHVRPLPPSELGLSEG, encoded by the coding sequence GTGTTCGACGTGCTGACGATCGCTGCTCTCGTCGACGAGTTGCAGCGCACGCTCGTCGGCGGCCGTGTCCAGAAAGTCGTGCAGACCGGACCGTTCGCGGCAGCCCTCGAAGTGTATGTCGGCCAGCGCTGGGGACTCGTGATCGACGTGAGGCCACAGGAACCGAAGCTCTTTCTGAGCCGTGCACTGCCCGCCAGCGATCCCGACCAGGTGACACCGTTCCTGTTGCTGCTCCGCAAGTACGTCCGTGGTGCGCGGCTCGTGGGAGTCGAGCAGGTACCGCTGGAACGGATCCTCCGGTTCCGGTTCGCTACCGTGCTCGTCGAAGAACGCCGCGGTGGCATCGAGCGGATCCCGGTCGAGACGGAACTGATCGTCGAACTGATGGGACGACACAGCAACGCGATACTGGTCACCGCGGACGGCCGCATCCTGGATGCGTTGAAGCGCGTTCCACCGACGATGAGCACAGCGCGACCGGTGCTGCCAGGCCGCACCTACCAGCCCCCGCCACCGCAGCTCAAGCGTGATCCCCGCCAGCTGACGGCCGACAGTGTCGCGTCGCTCCTCTTGGAAGCACGGCCGGACACGGAGCTGCCCACGCTCCTCGTGCAGCACCTCGCGGGATTCAGCCCACAAATGGCGCGGGAAGCGACGTTTCGAGCCCTGGGTGCCACCGGCGTGACCGTCGCCGACGTTCGCGAGCAGCCGGACGGGCCTGCCCGACTCGCCGCCGCGGTCGCGAGCGTGCTCGAGCCGCTGCAGACCCACGTCTTCGAGCCAACCGTGTACTGGAGCAGCGGTGAACCGGTGGCGTTCGCAGCTATCCGCCTGCACTATCTGCAAGGGCTCGACGTCGAAACCTGCCTGACGATATCGCAGGCGATCGAGCGCTTCTTCGCCGAACGAGCCGAGGCGACCGAGCCGACCACCGACCGATATCTCCAGCGTCGCCTACGGCTGCTGGAGGCGATCGAGCGCGAACGTGCACGGGTCGAGGCGCGCCTCCGGGCGCTCGAGCAAGAGCACGATCACGCCGCCGAGGCAGAACGCTGGCGCCTCATGGGCGAGGCGATCCTGGCCTCGCTCGGCACGATCGAACCGGGCCAGCGCGAACTCGTCTTCGATGGCCTGCAGATCCCGCTCGATCCGGAGCGGACGCCGGTGGAGAATGCCCAGGAGTACTTCGAGCGCTACCGCAAGGCGAAAGCAGCCGCTGAACAGGTACCGGCACGCCTGGAAGCGACCAGGTTGGAACTCGAGTATCTCGAGCAATTGCGCGGCCTCGCGACGGTTGCAGAATCGGCTGAGACACTGGAAATGCTGCGGCAGGAATTGGGGCTCGCCGGGGAACGAACAGCGACGCCCTCACCGCGCAAGAAGAGTAGTCAGCGCAAGCTCCGCATCTGGCGGACGGAGCGAGGCGACCGCATCATCGTGGGCCGGAACGCCCGCGAGAACGACTGGATAACGTTTTCCGTTGCCCGCCCCGACGACACCTGGCTCCACGCTCGCGGGCTCGCCGGATCGCACGTGATCGTCCAGTGGGCTGGCCCGGAAGATCCGCGCATTCTCGAGAAAGCGGCTGCGCTCGCCGCCTGGTACAGCGAGGGACGGGAGAGCACGCGGGTCGCCGTCGACGCCACACGGCGGCGCGATGTGCGGCGCATTCCTGGAGCGGCTCCTGGTCTCGTCCGCTACCGGAACGAGCGGACGCTCCATGTCCGACCGCTCCCGCCGAGCGAACTCGGCCTCAGCGAAGGATAA
- a CDS encoding guanylate kinase — translation MTDDLGLNTQADELLEELRQRVRPKLIVISGPSGVGKDTVIERMRQAHPEFYFAVTATTRPRRPGEIDGVHYIFMTREEFLAARERGEFLESAEVYGHLYGVPKERVRRALRSGKTVVVKVDVQGAASIRRLVPQAILIFLAPPSMAELMQRLRSRKTDDPATLMERIATASRELARVYEFDYVVFNETDRIDQTLATIDAILLAEQSRVHQAEIVL, via the coding sequence GTGACGGACGATCTCGGGTTGAATACGCAAGCCGACGAACTGCTCGAAGAACTCCGGCAGCGTGTCCGCCCGAAGCTCATCGTCATCTCCGGCCCTTCCGGTGTCGGGAAGGACACCGTCATCGAGCGGATGCGCCAGGCGCACCCTGAGTTCTACTTCGCCGTCACCGCCACCACCCGACCGCGCCGGCCGGGCGAGATCGACGGTGTACATTACATTTTCATGACGCGCGAGGAGTTCCTCGCGGCCCGCGAGCGCGGCGAGTTCCTGGAATCGGCTGAGGTCTACGGTCACCTCTACGGTGTCCCGAAGGAGCGTGTGCGCCGGGCGCTCCGCAGCGGCAAGACCGTCGTCGTCAAGGTCGACGTCCAGGGAGCGGCCTCGATACGGCGCCTCGTGCCGCAAGCGATCCTCATCTTCCTCGCTCCACCGTCGATGGCCGAGTTGATGCAGCGGCTGCGGAGTCGGAAGACCGACGATCCCGCGACCCTCATGGAACGGATCGCCACGGCGTCGCGCGAACTCGCGCGGGTCTACGAGTTCGACTACGTGGTCTTCAACGAAACGGATCGCATCGACCAGACGCTCGCGACCATCGACGCAATCCTGCTCGCCGAGCAGAGCCGTGTCCATCAGGCCGAGATCGTCCTCTGA
- the def gene encoding peptide deformylase, whose protein sequence is MAVRTIITEGDPRLRQKSLRIRTVDEEVRRLARDLWDTVREARGLGLAAPQIGVLRRIVVVSIPPDYVEEGDPGVELTLINPEIVRASGRQVGLEGCLSIPGWYGEVPRFMHVTVKALDLDGREVRVKGSGLLARVLQHEIDHLDGILFVDRIEDRSTLRYIPEEADEEAPPAEAAAS, encoded by the coding sequence ATGGCAGTACGGACGATCATCACCGAAGGTGATCCGCGGCTCCGACAGAAATCGTTGCGCATCCGCACCGTCGATGAAGAGGTGCGGAGACTGGCGCGCGACTTGTGGGATACGGTGCGGGAAGCCCGAGGGCTGGGGCTGGCAGCGCCGCAGATCGGGGTACTGCGCCGGATCGTCGTGGTATCGATCCCCCCTGATTACGTCGAGGAGGGCGATCCCGGCGTCGAGCTCACGTTGATCAATCCCGAGATCGTACGTGCGAGCGGTCGGCAGGTCGGGCTCGAGGGTTGCTTGAGCATTCCTGGCTGGTACGGCGAAGTGCCGCGCTTCATGCACGTGACGGTGAAGGCGCTCGACCTCGACGGCCGGGAGGTACGGGTCAAGGGCAGCGGCCTGCTCGCGCGTGTCCTCCAGCACGAGATCGACCATCTCGACGGCATCCTCTTCGTGGATCGGATCGAGGACCGCTCGACTCTCCGCTACATTCCTGAGGAAGCGGACGAGGAGGCACCGCCCGCCGAGGCCGCGGCGTCGTGA
- a CDS encoding branched-chain amino acid transaminase translates to MSETHPRYLWWNGRQVRWEEATVHVTELGWSTVGAVFEGIRAYWNAETGEAYVFRLREHLERLLRSMRLVRLATTWSIGDLTSAILQLLRDNECREDTYIQPVAYRAAGPKTLSGFSEESGLYIVTRPMPSHLLTGRIVRAKVSSWRRISDEVMPPRVKNISNYRNGQLAAMEAQLDGYDQAILLNQQGKVAEAPGACVMLVRNGKLITPDITQSILESITRDALLRLAREELGLQVEERAVDRTELYVAEEVFLCGTAYEITPVGEIDHYQIGDGQAGPVTRALERLYHDIARGIDPRRPEWRTPVGLAERAAVPGAGS, encoded by the coding sequence GTGAGCGAGACGCATCCACGGTATCTCTGGTGGAACGGCCGGCAGGTTCGTTGGGAAGAGGCGACTGTCCATGTGACCGAACTCGGCTGGTCGACGGTCGGAGCGGTTTTCGAAGGGATTCGTGCCTACTGGAACGCGGAGACCGGCGAGGCGTACGTGTTTCGCTTGCGCGAGCACCTCGAGCGGCTGCTCCGCTCGATGCGGCTCGTCCGGTTGGCAACGACTTGGAGTATCGGTGACTTGACCAGTGCGATTCTGCAGTTGTTGCGCGACAACGAGTGTCGCGAGGACACCTACATCCAGCCGGTTGCCTACCGCGCAGCTGGCCCGAAGACGCTGAGCGGCTTTTCCGAAGAATCCGGCCTCTACATCGTCACCCGTCCGATGCCCTCCCACTTACTCACCGGGCGAATCGTCCGGGCAAAGGTGAGCTCCTGGCGACGGATCAGCGACGAGGTCATGCCACCGCGCGTCAAGAACATTTCCAATTACCGGAACGGACAACTCGCGGCGATGGAAGCGCAACTCGACGGCTACGACCAAGCGATCTTGTTGAATCAGCAGGGGAAGGTCGCCGAAGCACCGGGCGCCTGCGTGATGCTCGTGCGCAACGGAAAGCTCATCACTCCCGACATCACGCAGAGCATCCTGGAAAGCATCACGCGCGATGCCCTCCTCCGGCTGGCCCGCGAAGAGCTCGGTCTCCAGGTCGAGGAGCGTGCGGTCGATCGCACGGAACTCTACGTGGCTGAGGAGGTCTTCCTCTGCGGCACGGCCTACGAGATCACACCGGTCGGCGAAATCGACCACTACCAGATCGGTGATGGCCAGGCGGGACCGGTGACCCGAGCACTCGAGCGGCTGTACCACGATATCGCGCGTGGTATCGATCCGCGGCGGCCAGAGTGGCGGACACCGGTCGGGCTCGCCGAACGCGCCGCAGTGCCGGGAGCCGGGAGCTGA